The Paenibacillus pabuli DNA segment GCTATGGGTCAGTGAAATCAAGTACATTTTGTTTCGGGATTGTCTTTTCTGCTTTTCTATAAACATGATACAATACGCTTATATATAAATAAAATGAATATTACTTATGAGGGAGTTACCAAATTTGATATGAACAAATCTCTTCTGCAGTTGATCGTCACCATATCGGAGACCCGCAGCTTCACTCTCGCCAGCGAAAAAATGAATATGACACAGCCCGCAGTCAGCCGTGCAGTCACTACTCTGGAGCGTGATCTCGGAGTTACGCTCCTGATCCGAGACCGCCGTCGCGGTGTTGCACTCACACCGATCGGTGAACGCATCGTCCGGATTTTCCGAGAAATCCTGCAAGGCTATGAGAAAATCGATCAGGAAATCTCGAGCGAAAAAGGTTTGGAGATTGGCTCGGTCCGTATCGGTGCTTTTCCGGTAGCTTCGTCCTACTTTGTTCCAAAACTGATCCGTTACATGAAGCAGCAATACCCAAACCTGGAGTTCAGTATCATGGAAGGCACGATTGCGGAGGTGCAGGAATGGTTGGAGAATCGACAGATCGATGTCGGGCTGCTCATTCCTTCTGAAGAGACGACAGATTCGTTCCCTCTTTATCGTGAAGGCATATATGCTGTCATGAGAGAAGATCACCCTTTAACGGAGAAAGACATCATTCACCCTGAAGATTTGCGGGATGAGCCCATGCTGCTCTGGAAAGCCGGATACGAGCCGCCTGTCCTGAAGTGGTTTGAAAGTGCCGGAGTCACGCCACAAGTCGAGTACATCCTTTACAATTACAGAACATCACTTCAGATGATTCTTGCCGGGGAAGGTTTGGCTGTCATGTCCGAGTTGTCCCTCCTGGATTTGCCGCCGGGCATCTGTCTGAAACGTTTGTCACCTGAAGCCTATCGGGATATTCATGTCGCAACGAGTCCTGAGAATGAACGGACTTTTGCGGTAAATGCCTTTATTGAGGCTGCTCGAACCTTGTTCCCATTTGAAACGGATCGGAAGCCTTTAATTGATGTTTGAGCACATAAAAAAGGCCGCTATATTAGCGACCTTTGGTTGTAACTATGTTGTGTCTCTCCATTATGCTTAAGTATTAGTGGATATCTTTCTTTTTGAAGCTGCCGCCCTTAACTTCTGCTACATCGTACACAACTACAAAAGCATTCGGGTCAATTTCATGAATGATTTCTTTAATTTTGCTCTCTTCCATACGGTTGATCACACAAGTGATTTCCTTGAACTGTTCATTGGAGTAACCGCCGTATGCATCCGTATAGGTTGCTCCACGACCTAATCGGTCACGAATGGTTTCGACCATGATTTCGGGTTGATTCGTGATAATTTTAAACGTTTTGGAACCGCTCAAGCCTTCTTCAACGATATGAATGACTTTAGAAGCAATAAAATAAGCTAGCCCCGACAAAATGGCCCCTTGCAGACCAAATACAGATGAAACAACGATAAATACAAACATGTTTAGGAACAAAATTAGATCACTGGTACCAAAAGGGACTTTTCGTGAAAGCAGTACAGCGAGCATATCTATTCCGTCCAATGCCCCGCCGTTACGAAGTGCCAGACCCATACCAAAACCGATGATAATCCCGCCAACAACGGTAACCAGCAATGTGTCGCCTTCAATAATTGTAGGTACATGGTGCATCAGACTGGTACTTACTGCGAGTGAGGCAATACCGATAATGGAATAAAGCGCGAAACTTTTACCTATTTGCTTATATCCCAGCCATACAAAAGGTATGTTGATTATACCGATCAGCATCCCGAGTGGCAATCCAAACAATTGTGAACCCACGATACTCAGACCGGTCACACCACCGTCCGAGACATTGTTGGGGATCAATATGGCTTCTAGACCGTATGCCGTAATAAAAGCCCCGATGATAATCAATATTACTTTTGAAAATATTCTTGCCTTATTCGATTTTGGTTTCTTTCTTTGATGCATTCAATTTCCTCCTTGGATAACAACTCATAACGTATAGTTTATATTAATTATCACCAATTTGACAAATTTATCGCATTAATTATGACTGTTAGTATAGCTTTATTCGTTCGTGTTACCCATTGAAAGCCCCGTTAGTTTTGGCTCCTGTAAGACTTAAACCAAATAAAAAAGCCGCTAAATTAGCGACTTAATAGCAGATCTTTAGTTTGACTACAATCATTCATTCATTTGTCATTTAAGCCCTTGCCGTCAAGGATATGCGGAATGTACTTTTCGACTCTTGATTCCCGGGTCTTGGATTGTTTGGGTGAAGAAAAATGCATAATGTATGCTCTTTGGCGCCCTGGTGTCAGCCCTTCAAAAGCCGTTTTTAGATCGGGTATTTCAACGAATTTGTTGGCTAATTCCTCAGGTATGGCATACTCGTCATGTTTTTTGAGCTCAACTTGCAGACCTGCTTTTTCTATGTGGATAGCTTCCTCAATATAATCTTTGATCATCAGCTGCATTTCATCAATCGTTTGAGCATTGGTGAACCGAATCTGACGGGCCGCCTGTACGTTCTCTGTC contains these protein-coding regions:
- a CDS encoding LysR family transcriptional regulator, which produces MNKSLLQLIVTISETRSFTLASEKMNMTQPAVSRAVTTLERDLGVTLLIRDRRRGVALTPIGERIVRIFREILQGYEKIDQEISSEKGLEIGSVRIGAFPVASSYFVPKLIRYMKQQYPNLEFSIMEGTIAEVQEWLENRQIDVGLLIPSEETTDSFPLYREGIYAVMREDHPLTEKDIIHPEDLRDEPMLLWKAGYEPPVLKWFESAGVTPQVEYILYNYRTSLQMILAGEGLAVMSELSLLDLPPGICLKRLSPEAYRDIHVATSPENERTFAVNAFIEAARTLFPFETDRKPLIDV
- a CDS encoding YdeI/OmpD-associated family protein, producing MLQGERNTKIDPYFNKLKTWKEEFGLLREIVLDCGLTEDFKWMHPCYTLDGKNIVLIHGFKEYCALLFHKGALLKDPHGILIQQTENVQAARQIRFTNAQTIDEMQLMIKDYIEEAIHIEKAGLQVELKKHDEYAIPEELANKFVEIPDLKTAFEGLTPGRQRAYIMHFSSPKQSKTRESRVEKYIPHILDGKGLNDK
- a CDS encoding YitT family protein, with the protein product MHQRKKPKSNKARIFSKVILIIIGAFITAYGLEAILIPNNVSDGGVTGLSIVGSQLFGLPLGMLIGIINIPFVWLGYKQIGKSFALYSIIGIASLAVSTSLMHHVPTIIEGDTLLVTVVGGIIIGFGMGLALRNGGALDGIDMLAVLLSRKVPFGTSDLILFLNMFVFIVVSSVFGLQGAILSGLAYFIASKVIHIVEEGLSGSKTFKIITNQPEIMVETIRDRLGRGATYTDAYGGYSNEQFKEITCVINRMEESKIKEIIHEIDPNAFVVVYDVAEVKGGSFKKKDIH